ATTAATAAAGGTAGACTCGCTAATTTGAATCCGTTTTAGATACAGATGGTTTAATTCGTGTCGGGGGGCGACTTCAATCTTCTAATCTAACTTTCGCACAAAAACATCCTATCTTACTTCCGAGCAAACATGGTTTAACTGATAGTATTATTCGTGAAACTCACGAGAGGTATCATCATCCTGGCATACAAActacattatatttcattcGTCAAAAATTTTGGTTACTAGACGGCAGAAATCAGGTCAGAAAAATTACGCGTTCATGTATCCGGTGTTTTCGGTTCAATGCTGAGACGGTTAAACACAAGATGGGAAATCTTCCATCATTCCGCATATGCGAGGCAGTACCGTTTACTAACACTGGCATCGATTTCTGTGGaccattttatattaaagagaaaaaatttcgtAATCGTTCGCGAATTAAAGTTTACATATGCGTATTTGTTTGCTTGGTGATAAAAGCTGTACATTTAGAAATTGTGAGTGATTTGACATCTGAGGGTTTTATCGCAGCCTTGCGACGATTCATCGCGAGACGTGGATTGCCCGCTCACATTTATTCGGATAACGGGAGCAATTTCGTAGGCGCGAATAATCAACTAAAGGAAATGTACGCATTATTTAGTTCCGAACAACATCAAAACATCGTAAATAAATTCGTATGCGAGCAACGTATCACCTGGCATTTCATTCCCCCCGGAGCCCCACATTTCGGTGGAATATGGGAGTCGAAGGTGAAGTTGTTTAAACATCACTTTAAGCGAGTAATAGGAGATTCATTATTTACATTCGAGGAGTTAAACACATTTGTGACCGAAGTCGAGGGTATTGTGAACTCAAGGCCAATCACATATATTTTGTCTGATCCAAATGACTTACTCGTATTATCCCCGGCTCAATACTTAATCGGCAAACCTCTTACTGCTCTTTCTGAGGGCGATTTATCACATATTCCAGTTAATCGGCTATCCGTCTGGCAACACATTAACAAGGTCAGACAGGATTTTTGGGCTCGTTGGAGCCTCGAATATTTAAATGAGCTCCAAACACGGAGTAAATGGAAGAAAGACGGAACAAATCTCGAAGTGGGAACTGTGGTATGCGTAAAGGACAAGACTTTGCCATGCAATCAGTGGTTGTTAGGCAGAATCACACAAATTCATCCAGGCGACGATGGAGTCGTACGAACTGCCACCATCAAAACAAAAAacggagaaataaaaagagcaGTTAAGTCTTTGTGCCCACTTCCCATCGAGCAATGATCTCATTGACTGGCTGTAATACCAAACATggtatttaaaaatcatatgTCCACCATGCGATGTCATCCCCTAGGCGCTGTCATAAATTGACTCAGGGTGACGACCCCAAGGCGTTGTTGTGAACCGACTCAGGGTGATAACCCCTAAGCGTTGTCGAGGATCAGCTCAGGGTAAAAAACTCCATAAGACAAAgtcataattatactatttatgACATAAATTGCAAGGCCTTGTATCAATTTTATGcgatatttgtataattctaTGCGAATTGTATGAATCTATGCGATATTGTACGAATCTATGcgatatttgtacaattttatacgatatttgtacaattttatgcGATAGTTGTACAATCTTATGcgatattgtataaatttatgcgatatttatacaaatttacacgatatttatgcaatattgtacgaatttatgcgatatttgtacaattttatgcGATACTTATATGAATTTATGCGAAATAATTGATCGTCTCAAGGGGGGGACTATGTGGTGTAGCATAAAGATTCACCGCCGTATACGTCCCTTGCGCGCATCCACTCACTtattaaaaacgataataCGAGGATCAAAGAGATCCGCTGATTTAACGCGAGCTAGTTGTTTGTCTGAGCGgcactatttatatttttatgttattccACCGTCTATGATTCTATTGGTTGCGGTGTAGATCTAGCAACTTACAACTGCCAATCAGAAGAGGATATTGTCCCCAATCGTGACATAAAAATCCTATcacgctatatatatatgaggtCGAACGAACACGTTCCAGTTATTATTCTGTTCTAAGCTCTCAGCTAGCTCGTATCAGTACACAAAGTCATATATatcagtaataataaatattttattatacaaaaccACAGtgaagaattatttgaattattcttACTGCTACATaacataatgtaaatttaacaatgtgACACGCTCATAAGTGCAATAAGGGATTCTTTATTGgcaatgaataatttgagaaatatccAATCATGTGATACGTTGTACaagacaattataaatatatatacaagtataACTATAGAGAAAGCAACACTTTGTTtaagtaatatacatatatatttaagtagtatattctaaattttacgAGATTTAAAGTTTACGCAGTCGATCTTCTTATGGAAGAAGAATCTACTAATTAATTCGATAGCAACATGTAATGCATTGGCTGTAGCTGTAACGGCGCGTCCGACGAAGAAGGAAAGCAGGTACCAATGACGAAAATCGATTCAGATGCTTAATTAATTCTGAGCattgatttatcattatatttttttcaaatcccTGTCaactaacaaatatttatttttttctttatgcaatTACTAACTATTAAGTTATTTGGATTTTGGATGGAATTTTTCATGTCGATAATTCGACGTATTTCTTCTCGTATAAATTTACTATATGCTAAcaaaaaatggatttattgcttaaaatagaaagtaaaGACGATAATTTAATGGATCCTAGATTTTATACTGAACAAATActaaacatttctaaattgaattacttttgttttgcaattttattttttcttagatcCTTGCCCACACATGTCGAGAAGCTTTCGGTAATTATTCTTCGATTGAATTGTTTTCCGGCAGACAATAATGCTGgcggcaataataattttgcccATCTTTCTCGTGACACCACGTtccatctggaaagtatggtTCGATTTTTAAGTCGAGCATTTCCTGGCGTGGTGCATAGGAAAAAAACAGACTGTAATTAGCAGATATTTCTTCTTCACGTAGGCAGTGTATGGTACAGGCTCTCCACGGTTCCTCGACGACATGGGAGGCCTGCTTTCCTGGCTCATTTAACGGTTCGTACTTGAAATATTCTTTGCcctgtctttttatttttaggctAAGTTCAGTACATTTTAGAGCAGTATATTTGGCAATCGTAAAACGTTCTTCAGTGCAAAGGCTGGAGTCATTACACAGAACCACGTCGTAATATGGCCCATCACAACTAGCCGTTTTGTAAATACCATGTTTGCAAAAACGTCGTTTGATTACCACGCCTTTGGATTTCGTCAAGCAATTGCTTTTACAAGAGTCttctttccattcactccaATTATCGTCTTCACaatacgaaaaaatgtatgGTGGTGTGATAACGGCCATGCATTCTCCGCCGCGACATTCCTTTCCGAGTGCACAATTAGttcctgaaaaaaatttagttcaaaattttaattaaagtttctaattacaaaaaaaacatACCATCCAACGCAGGTCCCGCGAAGAAATTCCTATTTCTGTCAGGCGTTTCGCATTGTAAGACTTGACATACATCATGCAACGTGACTACGTTTGCATCtttgtcgcgtaaaaataattcacattgtGCTTTGGCAGTCCATTCCCTTCCAGGTAAATCGTGATAACGTGAATGGTCCAGTACATATGGATCATCGGTCTCTTCTCGTCTCGTGTGATCAAAAAAACACGGTTTTTCTTTCCACAGATTTTTCGTAATGTTACGACTACATGCGGACCATGTTACTTGTCCCCGTAGATATTGCCAATCtgacattatgtatttgcCATTCGGACACGTCGAATCGATAGAGCCATTATCGTGTTCCATTCCAAAtcttttgaacaattaaattattacgtttgAAAATATGCCttatctgcaatatttttaatactttgttGTTACTCAAAAGTTTTAcactttaaaaaactaaatctCTTAAAAACTCTGAGcagttttatctttcaattgcacaaatataaaaattcttctaataaatatcatatacctaattgtataaaaaaagtatacatacaCTTACAGATGACCGATCTCATGAGCAGCAATACGAGACGTCGCAAAACCCGAGACTGCGTAAGGACCGGTAGAACCGATTTCTACTAAGGCGCACAATAAATTCTGTGTACACGAggaattaaagaaagaacttCCTACAACACCATAATGCTTTTGTTCCTTTTCTGACTCATATAGATTTATTCCGGTCAGGTAAAGGCCAATGTCCCACTGAAGCGAATCAATCCCGTATTcagaatacaaaaaattcacgtaATCGCAAAATGAATTGATCATCTTTTTATGGTCACCGTCGAAAGCAGACAAATTTGACAGCTGTTTATCCATTATTACCAACTTTACCAATGAAATATCAACAGGAGCACCGAAACTTGAATGATGCAACAAGGCTTGAATTTGGTTCACGTATGCTAATATCATATTGCGTAACTTATCCTCATCATTGTCCAGAATAGGCATGTACATATGATATGCTGCTTCGTCGAAAAAAACGGCCAGTTCTAtagttaaattttatcgagCATTGCGTACGTGACGTCGCTTCAGTTTAAACATGTCCCGGTGGTAAAGTTTTGAatcagcaaaatattgcaGTGATCTTTTGATAACATAAGGTTTGCCAAATGAAAGATTTGATTGTCCTCTAAAATCGTCGATTAAGCACATAGGCGTAAACTCGTTCCGCAAGGGCCGAATCTCTATTGTGTTGTTTTCCATAAAAACAAGTCCTTCCTAATTTtaagaagatatatttttttacatgttatatttgtatttaaaacgaAAAGTAATGCAGTATACaagtaaaaacataaaaattttaaaacagtttgtttttttttgtaatattactgACCAATCCATGTTCATGACAAAAGTCGATGGCCGCAGAGCTGATATGATCTTCATGATAATAATAGCAATGACTTGATACGTTTAATTCcaacaatttttctgtaacgtttttaacattatatttccatCCTTCGAACGCAGGCGGTACAACTCTATCACTTCCATGCAGATTCAGTTGAATCAATCGTCCAAAAACTTTTAGTGTTATAGATATCTGTAAAATAGataacaattaagaaaaaaattttaaaattcttaaataacgacgatcgagtaataaatggaataataaCTGCAAAACGTACGTACCTCCTTTACTCCTGTCGGACTTAATGTTGGCAGTAATATTGTTTCCATATCTCGCGTGAGATGTgcgtaagttttatttaataagattattatcacaaattttgatataaagaacatgttattttataagtttttcagtttcaagcaattaattaaataatttacacacACGCATTTGCACTGTCGAGTTCGTTATATCTGATATGATCGCGTATGAAACACGAACTGGCGTATGAGGAATATCCTTTGTGTCATGTGACATTTATAACACATTCTCTCTTtgctacatgtatatgtataaatatttatgttttaaaatccatatttatgttttaaaagtttagATGTAGTATTTACGATAACGATATAAGATCtaggtttataaaatgtaatttatcactaatatgtataatatgtaacattgatCGGAAacgtaaaagtttatttttcaataatttaatttcaaaatgtggataattattgttggtatataaaattgccGTTTATGCATATTCGTAATGTCTTGTAAGTTACGTTAAAATTTGGGATTAATGGAAATtaaacgaagaaaagaaacaattaaataaaattatatatattgcgatagagattattatatataaaaatgaatatttttatacatttattctgtctaataaaatttgttggtaaaaaatattaagagttaaaaaatatttattgagtagTAATATTGAGTTTccaaatatatcgaaatcaaTCACTTGTAACATCATTCTAACGTAATGCAAATCAGGCGATGTGACACACTCATAAGtgcaataaaagcaataatttttatttgcaataaattatttgagaaatatccaATCATGTGATACGTAATTCAAtacaatatctataaatatagagaaaccaatattttgtataagtaatatatatatatatatattttaatagtttgttataaaattcatgaggTTTGAACATTAAGTAATCGATATTCTTATGACAGAGAAACTTACTTATTACTTCGGTAGCACAATTTCTAATGCGCTTGGTTGCATTAACCGTAGCTGTGTTGTGCCCTTGGTGATAGGGCACGGGTTCGGGATCTGCCGAGGAGTTAGGCCGGGAATTCGGGAATAATCCTTTGacgttttttcaataaaaaacagtCTCCCATATATTTATTGGTTTCTTGTTCTATTACAAATTCCCTTACTTCTAGTTAGTCTAGGTTCCGTCAGGAATCCTTGTCTTAATGTGGTATCACGGAGCCCCAAGTTATTCTTATTCGCTTTTagcgaattgttataattcgcgttcttctagatttgtggtcccaacggacatacgtccgtttcttgtgactgatagttttagacccgccgtcgtgatctcgcgacggcgattttatatatgtgaactgcacttgattgcagttttaacgatctaacttgctgacgaaattcgatcgttcgtcagcattgtcgcgtaaaaagtgaattaggttttaattttcgctgcgcgatttatccggtgtctcgcatgagccggaaactgaatattagatatcttaatctgatatgcaatagatattttcttatattttattaatatatatatattttattattaataattggttgtggttcttTGGACCCACAACATCCTCCCCCCgttgagaaaagaaaacgagGAGATACGAGTTTTCGTAACCTTGAGgctccatttatttattctaaaatggaTTTCGTTCTTTCCATAGTTTTATTCCTAATATAATGGCAAGTATTATGGCAATTACAACAGCTATGCTACTTGTTGTCATAGGATAGACAAATGCTTGTTCTGCGAATGGATTTTTTAGATTGTCGTtaacatctttatttatttcctcaAGTTTATTACTGAGGTCCATTAATTCTTTCGgatcttgtataatttttttaaattttagtccTTGCAAtagacttttcttattttgtgtattctgatctttgctaaatgttaaattaaaatttggtaaataAGTTTGTATATTCGCGATTTGCTCaacgttttttgtttttattgtcatatctGTTGCAATTACCTTACAGTTTTcttttaacgttatttttcctGTTCGCTTAATTACTACAAcagtttctttattatttttacaatgtatatatatttgttgttcCTTAAGTGTAGAGTACAACCATGTATTTGGTGTTTTTAATGCTATCCATAAAGTTTGATTACTCTTAATTTAAC
This window of the Linepithema humile isolate Giens D197 chromosome 1, Lhum_UNIL_v1.0, whole genome shotgun sequence genome carries:
- the LOC136997343 gene encoding uncharacterized protein encodes the protein MGNLPSFRICEAVPFTNTGIDFCGPFYIKEKKFRNRSRIKVYICVFVCLVIKAVHLEIVSDLTSEGFIAALRRFIARRGLPAHIYSDNGSNFVGANNQLKEMYALFSSEQHQNIVNKFVCEQRITWHFIPPGAPHFGGIWESKVKLFKHHFKRVIGDSLFTFEELNTFVTEVEGIVNSRPITYILSDPNDLLVLSPAQYLIGKPLTALSEGDLSHIPVNRLSVWQHINKVRQDFWARWSLEYLNELQTRSKWKKDGTNLEVGTVVCVKDKTLPCNQWLLGRITQIHPGDDGVVRTATIKTKNGEIKRAVKSLCPLPIEQ
- the LOC136997236 gene encoding A disintegrin and metalloproteinase with thrombospondin motifs 3-like, which gives rise to MEHDNGSIDSTCPNGKYIMSDWQYLRGQVTWSACSRNITKNLWKEKPCFFDHTRREETDDPYVLDHSRYHDLPGREWTAKAQCELFLRDKDANVVTLHDVCQVLQCETPDRNRNFFAGPALDGTNCALGKECRGGECMAVITPPYIFSYCEDDNWSEWKEDSCKSNCLTKSKGVVIKRRFCKHGIYKTASCDGPYYDVVLCNDSSLCTEERFTIAKYTALKCTELSLKIKRQGKEYFKYEPLNEPGKQASHVVEEPWRACTIHCLREEEISANYSLFFSYAPRQEMLDLKIEPYFPDGTWCHEKDGQNYYCRQHYCLPENNSIEE